Proteins found in one Zea mays cultivar B73 chromosome 1, Zm-B73-REFERENCE-NAM-5.0, whole genome shotgun sequence genomic segment:
- the LOC100275812 gene encoding Chitinase 8-like precursor (The RefSeq protein has 1 frameshift compared to this genomic sequence): protein MARFALVACAAAAAALLLLGVAAADVASIITQDVYNQMLPNRDNTQCPANGFYTYDAFIQAANFFPGFGTGSSTDELNKRELAAFFGQTSHETTGGTRGAADQFQWGYCFKEEINKATSPPYYGRGPIQLTGQANYQQAGDAIGEDLVNDPDLVSSDAVVSFKTAIWFWMTAQSPKPSCHDVILGNWTPSSADAAAGRVPGYGAITNIINGAKDCGVGQNAANVDRIGYYKRYCDMLGVVPAALLMN from the exons ATGGCGA GGTTTGCGCTCGTGGCGTGCGctgccgcggcggcggcgctgctgCTGCTCGGCGTGGCGGCGGCGGACGTGGCGTCGATCATCACGCAGGACGTGTACAACCAGATGCTGCCCAACCGCGACAACACGCAGTGCCCCGCCAACGGCTTCTACACCTACGATGCCTTCATCCAGGCCGCCAACTTCTTCCCGGGGTTCGGCACCGGCTCCAGCACCGACGAGCTCAACAAGCGCGAGCTCGCCGCCTTCTTCGGCCAGACCTCCCACGAGACTACCG GTGGCACGAGAGGTGCCGCCGACCAGTTCCAGTGGGGTTACTGCTTCAAGGAGGAGATCAACAAGGCCACAAGTCCTCCCTACTATGGACGCGGACCAATTCAATTGACAGG GCAGGCCAACTACCAGCAAGCCGGGGACGCGATAGGCGAGGACCTGGTGAACGACCCGGACCTGGTGTCCTCGGACGCGGTGGTCTCCTTCAAGACGGCCATCTGGTTCTGGATGACGGCGCAGTCGCCCAAGCCGTCGTGCCACGACGTGATCCTCGGCAACTGGACGCCGTCGAGCGCCGACGCGGCGGCGGGGCGGGTTCCCGGCTACGGCGCCATCACCAACATCATCAACGGCGCCAAAGACTGCGGCGTGGGGCAAAACGCCGCCAACGTCGACCGCATCGGCTACTACAAGCGCTACTGCGACATGCTCGGCGTCGTCCCAGCAGCACTTCTGATGAACTGA